The proteins below come from a single Chryseobacterium sp. MA9 genomic window:
- a CDS encoding alpha/beta hydrolase: protein MKKMLLRILAFFLAAYVILCVGIYFYQEKIIFYPEKLPENYKFTFDGDFEEVTIRTQDDKHLNSVLFKAQKPKGVIFYLHGNGGSIKGWAEVAQLYRSMNYDTFILDYRGYGKSEDKINSKDQLFSDVESAYKELLKRYPENKIIILGYSVGTGLAAKLASMHNARLLILQAPYYSIEDEMSQKFSFLPKFLLKYNFETGEYLKTVKSPVVIFHGNKDEVIHYKASLKLKNNLKKGDSLIVLKNQAHNGITDNLDYQNGMRVILDFDKK from the coding sequence ATGAAGAAGATGCTTCTGCGGATATTGGCTTTTTTTCTTGCAGCATATGTGATATTATGTGTTGGGATTTATTTCTATCAGGAGAAAATCATTTTTTATCCTGAAAAATTACCGGAAAACTATAAGTTTACATTTGATGGTGATTTTGAAGAAGTAACAATCAGAACACAGGATGATAAGCATTTGAACTCTGTATTATTTAAAGCTCAAAAACCGAAAGGAGTCATCTTTTACCTTCATGGCAATGGGGGATCAATAAAAGGCTGGGCAGAGGTAGCACAGTTATATCGCAGTATGAATTATGATACATTTATACTTGATTATCGGGGCTACGGAAAAAGTGAAGATAAAATTAATAGTAAAGATCAGCTTTTTTCGGACGTTGAAAGTGCTTACAAAGAGCTTTTGAAAAGATATCCGGAGAACAAAATTATTATTTTAGGATATTCTGTAGGAACAGGGTTGGCTGCAAAATTAGCATCAATGCATAACGCAAGATTATTGATTTTACAGGCACCTTATTACAGTATAGAAGATGAAATGAGCCAGAAATTTTCATTTCTTCCGAAGTTTTTACTGAAATATAATTTTGAAACTGGTGAATATTTAAAAACCGTTAAGTCGCCAGTAGTTATTTTTCATGGTAATAAAGATGAGGTTATTCATTATAAAGCATCTTTAAAACTTAAAAATAATTTAAAAAAAGGTGATAGCCTGATTGTATTAAAAAATCAGGCTCACAACGGAATAACAGATAATTTGGATTATCAGAACGGAATGAGAGTAATTCTTGATTTTGATAAAAAATAA
- the paaD gene encoding 1,2-phenylacetyl-CoA epoxidase subunit PaaD, with protein sequence MNQLLDLLKTIPDPEIPVIDIVELGIVRDAQVTGENTCEVIITPTYSACPAMFTIEEDIIKMMKENGWDAKVVTKMFPIWTTDWLTDEAREKLRVYGITPPEKGADEHHIGKPKKCPRCGSEHTKQISRFGSTLCKASYQCLDCLEPFDYFKCH encoded by the coding sequence ATGAATCAGCTTTTAGATTTATTAAAAACAATTCCCGATCCGGAAATTCCGGTTATTGATATTGTGGAATTAGGAATTGTAAGAGATGCACAGGTTACGGGTGAAAATACCTGTGAAGTGATCATTACACCTACTTATTCTGCCTGTCCTGCTATGTTTACCATTGAAGAGGATATTATCAAAATGATGAAAGAAAACGGATGGGATGCGAAAGTAGTGACCAAGATGTTTCCAATCTGGACAACAGACTGGTTAACGGATGAAGCGAGAGAAAAACTCCGTGTTTACGGAATAACACCTCCCGAAAAAGGAGCAGACGAACACCACATCGGAAAACCGAAAAAATGTCCGCGTTGCGGTTCCGAACATACCAAGCAGATCAGCAGATTTGGATCTACCTTGTGTAAGGCTTCTTATCAATGCTTAGACTGCCTGGAGCCATTTGATTATTTTAAATGTCATTGA
- a CDS encoding enoyl-CoA hydratase/isomerase family protein — translation MYTQLDIETHFDGKLKIAYLNQPETMNALTKPALSDLRDFVKECSEDETVRCVAISGRGRAFCSGQNLDEAFVVGKEHHDHDIIRKIVVDYYNPLVLEVTRCKKPVIALVNGPAVGAGAMLALISDFVLANEKAYFAQAFSNIGLIPDTGGTYFLPKLLGRQLANYLAFTGKKLSAEESKAHGLVAEVFTEDEFVPKSMEILERMANMPTAALKLTKKAFASSYTNTLKEQLELEGDLQQEAAGTEDFFEGVNAFLQKRKPNYKGK, via the coding sequence ATGTATACACAACTTGATATTGAAACGCATTTTGACGGGAAGCTTAAAATCGCATATCTTAATCAGCCGGAAACAATGAACGCCCTTACCAAGCCGGCTTTATCAGACCTTAGAGATTTTGTTAAAGAATGCAGCGAAGACGAAACGGTAAGATGTGTTGCTATTTCCGGAAGAGGAAGAGCGTTTTGCTCAGGTCAGAATCTGGATGAAGCTTTTGTGGTAGGCAAAGAACACCATGATCATGACATCATCAGAAAAATTGTGGTAGACTATTATAACCCTTTAGTGTTAGAAGTTACCCGTTGCAAAAAACCGGTTATTGCTTTAGTAAACGGTCCTGCAGTAGGAGCTGGGGCGATGTTGGCTTTAATCTCTGACTTCGTTTTGGCTAATGAGAAAGCATATTTTGCTCAGGCATTTTCAAATATCGGTTTAATTCCTGATACAGGAGGAACTTACTTCTTACCGAAGCTTTTAGGTAGACAATTGGCCAACTATTTAGCATTTACAGGTAAAAAATTATCTGCTGAAGAATCTAAAGCCCATGGTCTTGTAGCTGAAGTTTTCACTGAAGATGAATTCGTTCCAAAGTCAATGGAAATTCTTGAAAGAATGGCGAATATGCCGACAGCAGCTCTTAAGCTTACAAAAAAAGCTTTTGCCAGTTCTTATACCAACACATTGAAAGAACAGCTTGAGCTGGAAGGAGATCTTCAGCAGGAAGCTGCAGGCACAGAAGACTTCTTTGAAGGAGTAAATGCCTTTTTACAGAAAAGAAAACCTAATTATAAAGGAAAATAA
- a CDS encoding 3-hydroxyacyl-CoA dehydrogenase NAD-binding domain-containing protein, with amino-acid sequence MNVGIIGAGTMGIGIAQVAASNGCKVWVYDANAKQVETATVGLEKTLTKLVDKQKISAEKMTEILANISIATELKDFKDCELIIEAIIENKEIKTKVFTELENYVSESCILSSNTSSISITSLGAELKKPERFIGIHFFNPAPLMPLVEIIPSLLTENTLAEKIYNLMKEWGKTPVIAKDIPGFIVNRIARPYYGEGLRIVEENIATPEQVDDAMKTLGNFKMGPFELMDLIGVDVNFAVTTTVYKDYFYDPKYKPSLLQQRMSEAKLHGRKTGKGFYNYSEGAEKPVAQKDDALYQQIFLRIISMLINEAVEAKRLGIANDEDLELAMQKGVNYPKGLLSWGKEIGYAKISETLQNLYEEYQEERYRQSPLLRKMN; translated from the coding sequence ATGAATGTAGGAATTATCGGTGCCGGAACGATGGGAATCGGCATTGCACAAGTAGCCGCTTCGAACGGATGCAAAGTTTGGGTGTATGACGCCAACGCAAAACAAGTAGAAACGGCAACTGTAGGTTTGGAAAAAACATTAACCAAATTGGTTGATAAACAAAAAATTTCGGCAGAGAAAATGACTGAAATTTTAGCTAATATTTCCATTGCTACAGAATTAAAGGATTTCAAAGACTGTGAACTCATCATTGAAGCCATCATTGAAAACAAAGAAATCAAAACCAAAGTGTTTACAGAACTTGAAAACTATGTTTCAGAAAGCTGTATTCTGAGTTCCAATACCTCATCTATTTCTATCACCTCTCTGGGTGCAGAACTAAAGAAGCCGGAGCGTTTCATTGGAATTCACTTCTTCAATCCGGCTCCATTGATGCCTTTAGTGGAGATTATTCCATCCTTATTAACAGAAAATACACTAGCAGAAAAAATATACAACCTCATGAAAGAATGGGGAAAGACTCCTGTTATTGCGAAAGATATTCCCGGGTTTATTGTTAACAGAATTGCCAGACCTTATTATGGAGAAGGCCTAAGAATTGTTGAAGAAAACATCGCAACACCGGAACAGGTGGATGATGCAATGAAAACACTTGGGAACTTCAAAATGGGACCTTTCGAGTTGATGGATCTTATCGGAGTGGATGTGAATTTTGCGGTAACAACTACAGTTTACAAAGATTATTTCTACGATCCGAAATACAAGCCATCTTTATTACAGCAAAGAATGTCTGAAGCAAAACTTCACGGCAGAAAAACAGGAAAAGGGTTCTACAATTACAGTGAAGGAGCAGAAAAACCTGTTGCCCAGAAAGATGATGCCTTATATCAGCAGATCTTTTTAAGAATCATTTCCATGCTGATCAACGAAGCCGTTGAAGCCAAAAGATTAGGCATTGCGAATGACGAAGATCTAGAGCTGGCAATGCAAAAAGGTGTAAACTATCCGAAAGGATTATTAAGCTGGGGCAAAGAAATCGGGTATGCAAAAATCTCCGAAACCCTTCAGAATCTTTATGAAGAATATCAGGAAGAAAGATACAGACAAAGTCCATTACTTCGTAAAATGAATTAG
- a CDS encoding PaaI family thioesterase: MNPRQVADYMFNQDYFSQWMNIRMIEVKENYCLIEMPIKKDMINGLKTVHGGVTFAFADSALAFSSNNTGDAAVALNCIINFTKAGKEGDVFRAESVLVNDTRKTAVYDIQITNQNQELIAKFVGTVYKIGKKVTDL; the protein is encoded by the coding sequence ATGAATCCAAGACAAGTAGCAGATTATATGTTCAATCAGGATTATTTTTCCCAGTGGATGAATATCAGGATGATTGAAGTAAAAGAAAATTACTGTTTAATAGAAATGCCGATCAAGAAAGATATGATTAACGGGCTTAAGACGGTTCATGGCGGAGTTACCTTTGCATTTGCAGACTCAGCGCTGGCATTTTCTTCCAACAATACCGGTGATGCTGCTGTAGCATTGAATTGTATCATCAATTTTACCAAAGCAGGGAAAGAGGGCGATGTTTTCAGAGCAGAAAGTGTGTTGGTAAATGATACAAGAAAAACAGCTGTTTATGACATTCAGATTACCAATCAAAATCAGGAGCTGATTGCAAAATTTGTCGGAACAGTCTACAAAATCGGCAAAAAAGTAACCGACCTATAA
- a CDS encoding DUF6624 domain-containing protein, whose translation MRKIIALFFGISTLLINAQQKVNETLKKELDEIMKVDQGYRMLFDTEITPEKKEQLLKDLNIDKEEFKKKSWQLVAEHDSLNIQTIESIISEYGYPGKTLVGEPTNHAAWYVIQHSTKIKKYLPLIKEAGKKKEIPFTLVAMMEDRYLMNENKEQIYGTQGKGEMTKDKDGKQIFVNFVWPVKDLKNVNKRRKEAGFDSTFEESIQRMYGKDFKYEPYTLKQVLELRNKNK comes from the coding sequence ATGAGAAAAATAATTGCACTGTTTTTCGGGATTTCAACTCTTCTGATCAATGCTCAGCAGAAAGTGAACGAAACTTTGAAAAAAGAACTTGATGAAATCATGAAGGTGGATCAGGGATACAGAATGCTTTTTGATACCGAGATAACTCCGGAGAAAAAAGAACAGCTATTAAAAGATCTGAATATTGACAAAGAAGAATTCAAAAAGAAAAGCTGGCAGTTGGTGGCAGAACACGATAGTCTGAATATACAGACAATTGAAAGTATTATTTCAGAATATGGCTATCCGGGAAAAACACTTGTAGGAGAACCTACAAATCATGCTGCCTGGTATGTGATTCAGCATTCAACCAAAATTAAAAAATATCTGCCACTCATTAAAGAAGCCGGAAAAAAGAAAGAGATTCCCTTCACTTTGGTTGCTATGATGGAAGACCGATACCTGATGAATGAAAATAAAGAACAGATCTACGGAACACAGGGAAAAGGAGAAATGACAAAAGATAAAGACGGAAAACAAATCTTTGTCAATTTTGTATGGCCTGTAAAAGATCTTAAAAATGTTAATAAAAGAAGAAAAGAAGCGGGGTTTGATTCCACCTTTGAAGAAAGTATCCAAAGAATGTATGGGAAGGACTTCAAATATGAACCCTATACTTTAAAACAGGTTTTAGAACTAAGAAATAAAAACAAATAA
- the pcaF gene encoding 3-oxoadipyl-CoA thiolase, which translates to MNNVYIIDYVRTPISKLQGGLSEVRADDLAAIVIKEVVARNPEVPVEEIEDVIFGCANQAGEDNRNVARMGLLLAGLPYKIGGETVNRLCASGMSAVANAFRSIAAGEGEIYIAGGVEHMTRSPYVMSKPSAAFGRDSQMFDTTFGWRFINPKMKELYGVDGMGETAENLADIHQINREDQDKFALWSQQKATKAQENGRLAEEIVKVEIPQRKGDPIIFEKDEFIKPTSSMEGLAKLRPAFRKEGTVTAGNASGMNDGAAALILASEEAVKKYGLKPKAKILGSSVAGVEPRIMGIGPVEAAQKLLKRLNLSLEDMDIIELNEAFAAQALAVTRSLGLKDDDARINPNGGAIAIGHPLGVSGARIVGSAAMELQKQDKKYALCTLCIGVGQGYAMVIEKV; encoded by the coding sequence ATGAACAACGTATACATCATAGACTATGTCAGAACTCCCATCTCAAAACTGCAGGGAGGATTATCAGAAGTAAGAGCTGATGATTTGGCTGCTATTGTAATCAAAGAAGTAGTAGCAAGGAATCCTGAAGTTCCTGTGGAGGAAATTGAAGATGTTATTTTCGGATGTGCCAATCAGGCGGGAGAAGATAACAGAAACGTTGCAAGAATGGGACTTTTACTGGCAGGTCTTCCTTACAAAATCGGTGGAGAGACTGTTAACAGACTATGTGCTTCAGGGATGTCTGCTGTAGCAAATGCATTCCGTTCCATTGCTGCAGGAGAAGGAGAAATTTATATTGCAGGAGGAGTAGAGCATATGACACGTTCCCCTTATGTAATGTCAAAACCAAGTGCTGCTTTCGGAAGAGACAGCCAGATGTTTGATACTACTTTCGGATGGCGTTTCATTAACCCTAAAATGAAAGAATTATACGGGGTTGACGGAATGGGAGAAACTGCAGAAAATTTAGCAGATATCCATCAGATCAATAGGGAAGATCAGGATAAATTTGCCCTTTGGTCTCAGCAGAAAGCAACAAAAGCTCAGGAAAACGGAAGACTGGCAGAAGAAATCGTAAAAGTTGAAATTCCTCAGAGAAAAGGTGATCCAATCATTTTTGAAAAAGATGAATTCATTAAACCTACTTCTTCAATGGAAGGGTTGGCAAAACTTCGTCCGGCTTTTAGAAAAGAAGGAACGGTAACTGCAGGAAACGCTTCAGGAATGAATGATGGTGCCGCAGCTTTGATTTTAGCAAGTGAAGAAGCCGTTAAAAAATATGGTTTAAAACCAAAAGCAAAAATCCTGGGATCTTCCGTAGCAGGTGTTGAGCCAAGAATTATGGGAATTGGGCCTGTAGAAGCAGCTCAAAAACTATTGAAGAGATTAAACCTTTCTCTTGAAGATATGGACATTATTGAATTAAATGAGGCATTCGCAGCGCAGGCGCTGGCTGTAACAAGAAGTTTAGGTTTAAAAGATGATGACGCAAGAATAAACCCGAACGGAGGTGCTATTGCGATTGGCCACCCGCTGGGAGTTTCCGGAGCAAGAATTGTAGGTTCTGCTGCAATGGAACTTCAGAAACAGGATAAAAAATATGCATTGTGTACCCTTTGTATCGGTGTCGGACAGGGATATGCGATGGTAATCGAAAAAGTATAA
- a CDS encoding transferase hexapeptide repeat family protein, whose translation MNIYSYHGIRPVIKPSAYIHPQAVIIGNVEIGEEVYIGPNAVIRGDWGKIIIKDGANVQENCTLHVFPNIETILEESAHIGHGAIIHSGHIGKNCLIGMNAVVMDKAYIGDESIVGALAFVPANFTCEPRKLVVGSPAKIIRDVSDEMIHWKTEGTKLYQELAREGKEAILPCEPFTEYVQQIPTKIVDYSIWDDIK comes from the coding sequence ATGAACATCTACTCATACCACGGGATTCGTCCTGTTATAAAACCTTCTGCTTACATTCATCCGCAGGCAGTCATTATAGGGAATGTAGAAATAGGTGAAGAAGTATATATTGGTCCCAATGCAGTAATTCGTGGGGACTGGGGGAAAATTATCATTAAAGACGGAGCCAATGTACAGGAAAACTGTACGCTTCACGTTTTCCCGAATATAGAAACCATATTGGAAGAATCCGCACACATAGGACATGGCGCGATTATTCATTCAGGGCATATCGGAAAAAACTGTCTGATCGGAATGAACGCTGTGGTAATGGACAAAGCCTATATCGGTGATGAAAGTATTGTCGGAGCATTGGCTTTTGTACCGGCTAATTTTACATGTGAACCAAGAAAACTTGTTGTAGGAAGTCCTGCAAAAATTATCCGTGACGTTTCCGATGAAATGATACACTGGAAAACAGAAGGAACAAAATTATATCAGGAGCTGGCAAGAGAAGGAAAAGAAGCTATTCTGCCTTGTGAACCTTTTACAGAATATGTTCAGCAGATCCCAACGAAAATTGTGGATTATAGCATTTGGGATGATATAAAATAA
- a CDS encoding transposase codes for MANNTESFECGYIYHIYSHAVGKDLIFREDENYQYFLNKLLKYIIPVADIYAYCLLPNHFHLLLRFKELNEVEHKYLMKPFSNLLNAYAKAYNKRYNRKGALFLDFLKRKRVQNEKYLTKLVL; via the coding sequence ATGGCTAATAATACAGAAAGCTTCGAGTGTGGATATATCTATCACATATATTCCCACGCTGTTGGAAAAGATTTAATTTTCCGTGAAGATGAAAACTATCAGTATTTTTTGAATAAATTATTAAAATATATTATTCCTGTTGCTGATATTTATGCTTACTGTTTATTGCCAAATCATTTTCATTTGCTGTTGAGGTTTAAAGAATTGAATGAAGTTGAACATAAGTATCTAATGAAACCCTTTAGTAATTTATTGAATGCATATGCTAAAGCTTATAACAAAAGATACAATAGGAAAGGTGCTCTTTTTCTTGACTTTTTGAAACGTAAAAGAGTTCAGAACGAAAAATATTTGACTAAGCTTGTTCTATAA
- a CDS encoding alpha/beta hydrolase — MIKKIALACSIMFAVGCTLSAQTVATKPLTIGEVRTIKSKTLNEDRTLNIYLPQGYDKTKSYPVIYLLDGSMNEDFIHVTGLVQFFNQMYSMPETIVVGVANVDRKRDFTFHTDLKDLQKDYPTTGHSDKFIAFLEKELKPYVESQFKTTDKYLFGQSLGGLLATEILLKKPEMFNNYFIISPSLWWDDESLLKQAGTLLSKSPDTKKFVYVSVGKGEHPVMIKDAEAFYDVLKKAGKKNWTLEYKMMETDNHATILHRSLYEGLVKMFPYQESK; from the coding sequence ATGATTAAAAAAATTGCACTTGCATGCAGCATAATGTTTGCGGTAGGTTGTACGCTGTCAGCACAGACGGTTGCTACAAAACCACTTACAATAGGAGAAGTGAGGACGATTAAGTCCAAAACGTTAAATGAAGACAGAACGTTGAATATTTATCTTCCACAGGGATATGATAAAACAAAATCATACCCGGTGATCTATTTGTTAGATGGAAGTATGAATGAAGATTTTATCCACGTTACAGGATTAGTACAATTCTTTAATCAGATGTATTCCATGCCGGAAACCATTGTGGTGGGAGTTGCTAATGTAGACAGAAAAAGAGATTTTACTTTTCATACAGATTTAAAAGATTTGCAGAAAGATTATCCTACAACAGGGCACTCTGATAAGTTTATAGCATTCCTTGAAAAAGAATTAAAACCTTATGTGGAAAGTCAGTTTAAAACAACAGATAAATACCTTTTCGGTCAATCTTTGGGAGGGCTTTTGGCAACCGAAATCCTTTTGAAAAAGCCGGAAATGTTCAATAACTATTTTATCATTAGCCCAAGTTTATGGTGGGATGATGAAAGTCTTTTGAAACAGGCAGGAACATTACTTTCAAAATCTCCGGATACAAAAAAGTTTGTCTATGTTTCTGTAGGAAAAGGAGAACATCCGGTGATGATAAAAGATGCTGAAGCTTTCTACGATGTTTTGAAAAAAGCCGGAAAGAAAAACTGGACATTAGAATATAAAATGATGGAAACAGACAACCATGCAACCATTCTTCACAGAAGTTTATATGAAGGATTGGTGAAAATGTTTCCTTATCAGGAATCGAAATAA
- the paaZ gene encoding phenylacetic acid degradation bifunctional protein PaaZ, producing MEKLKNYIYGQWVEGTGSGVPLYNAVTGEQVAVSDTEGLNFEQALDYGRTVGYKNLSSMTFYDRGEMLKKVALYLLERKKKYYELSYKTGATHVDSWVDIEGGFGTFFTYSGLAKRMLPNTSFWVDGDTQKISANGTFLGTHILTPSEGVSVQINAYNFPVWGMLEKLSTSLLAGVPSIVKPSPFGSYLTNAVFQDMIESGVLPEGAVQLVCGEPGNILDYIQDGDSVLFTGSAHTGRKLKSLPSIAGNAVRFNMEADSLNCSILGLEAKPGTPEFDLFIKEVRNEMTTKAGQKCTAIRRIIVPEHLIGDVQNALSKALDQTKIGNPLSRETKMGSLVGKQQYEEVLRKVNILKSETELVYDGKHELVDANYENGAFMSPKLFLNDKPFEKNISHDVEAFGPVSTLMPYKDAEEAAALAKRGKGSLVGSIISHDENFIAETSWKMASQHGRIFVLNRDNAKESTGHGSPLPTLMHGGPGRAGGGEEMGGLSGLHFFLQKTAIQGSPDVLKAITKIYQQGAEKKFSDKHPFQKYFEEVEVGDSLETAGRTVTDADIVNFSNVSWDHFYAHTDATSLTGTIFDKTVAHGYFILSAAAGLFVSGKKGPVIANYGLEECSFFKPVYAGDTITVYLTAKEKINRGVKGRNIPSGVVKWLVEVVNQRDEVVCVATILTLVAKQSPFIDLNVKNIQKMLNGLTESTPALWGKMSPQQMIEHLEQAVLVSFGEPEADKCFTPEENLEKWQDSLYNHRTMPKEFTAPFLPKDGSLPEPTHRNLEAAKQSFMDNLKKFVIYYKENPQAEHMNYVFGKLNKEMWELMHKKHFTHHFQQFGLI from the coding sequence ATGGAAAAGTTAAAAAATTATATCTACGGACAATGGGTAGAAGGTACCGGAAGCGGAGTTCCTTTGTACAACGCCGTTACAGGAGAGCAGGTTGCTGTTTCCGATACAGAAGGGCTTAATTTTGAACAGGCTCTTGACTACGGAAGAACCGTAGGATATAAAAACCTTTCTTCAATGACTTTCTATGACCGTGGGGAAATGCTGAAAAAAGTAGCCCTTTACCTCTTGGAAAGAAAGAAAAAATACTACGAATTATCATACAAAACAGGAGCTACACACGTTGATTCATGGGTGGATATTGAAGGAGGTTTCGGAACTTTCTTTACTTATTCCGGATTGGCAAAAAGAATGCTTCCTAATACTTCATTTTGGGTAGATGGAGACACTCAGAAAATTTCGGCTAACGGAACTTTCTTAGGAACTCATATTTTAACGCCGAGTGAAGGAGTTTCTGTACAGATCAATGCTTACAACTTTCCGGTATGGGGAATGTTGGAAAAACTATCCACTTCCTTATTAGCGGGTGTTCCTTCTATTGTAAAACCATCTCCTTTCGGATCTTACCTTACCAATGCAGTATTCCAGGATATGATTGAAAGTGGAGTATTACCTGAGGGAGCTGTTCAGCTAGTGTGCGGAGAACCAGGAAATATTCTGGATTATATACAAGACGGAGACTCTGTGTTATTTACAGGTTCTGCCCATACAGGAAGAAAATTAAAATCACTTCCATCTATTGCAGGGAATGCTGTTCGTTTCAATATGGAAGCAGATTCCCTGAACTGTTCTATCCTTGGACTGGAAGCAAAACCGGGAACACCTGAATTTGATTTATTCATCAAAGAAGTTCGCAACGAAATGACAACAAAAGCAGGACAAAAGTGTACTGCAATCAGAAGAATTATCGTTCCTGAGCATTTAATTGGTGATGTTCAGAATGCTTTGTCTAAAGCTTTAGATCAAACAAAAATCGGAAACCCATTAAGCAGAGAAACCAAAATGGGATCTTTGGTGGGAAAACAGCAGTATGAAGAAGTTCTGAGAAAAGTAAATATTTTAAAATCAGAAACAGAACTTGTCTATGACGGAAAACACGAACTGGTAGATGCCAACTATGAAAATGGAGCATTTATGAGTCCGAAACTATTCCTGAACGACAAGCCTTTCGAAAAAAATATCTCTCACGATGTAGAAGCTTTCGGGCCGGTATCTACCTTGATGCCGTATAAAGATGCTGAAGAAGCAGCTGCACTGGCAAAAAGGGGAAAAGGAAGTTTGGTAGGTTCTATCATTTCTCATGACGAGAACTTTATCGCCGAAACTTCATGGAAAATGGCTTCCCAACACGGAAGAATCTTTGTACTGAACAGAGATAACGCCAAAGAAAGCACAGGTCACGGTTCTCCACTTCCTACATTGATGCATGGAGGCCCTGGTAGAGCTGGAGGTGGTGAGGAAATGGGCGGACTGAGCGGTCTTCATTTCTTCCTACAGAAAACAGCCATTCAGGGATCACCGGATGTATTGAAAGCCATTACTAAAATTTATCAACAGGGAGCAGAGAAAAAATTCTCAGATAAACATCCTTTCCAGAAATATTTTGAGGAAGTTGAAGTAGGAGACTCTTTAGAAACAGCAGGAAGAACAGTTACTGATGCAGATATTGTTAACTTCTCTAATGTTTCATGGGATCATTTCTATGCCCATACCGATGCAACAAGTTTAACAGGTACAATCTTTGATAAAACTGTAGCTCACGGATATTTCATCCTTTCAGCAGCAGCAGGATTATTTGTTTCAGGGAAAAAAGGGCCTGTAATTGCTAATTATGGATTAGAAGAATGCAGTTTCTTTAAACCTGTATACGCCGGAGATACCATCACGGTTTATTTAACAGCAAAAGAAAAAATCAACAGAGGAGTAAAAGGAAGAAATATTCCTTCCGGTGTTGTAAAATGGCTGGTTGAAGTTGTAAACCAAAGAGATGAGGTAGTTTGTGTAGCAACAATCTTAACATTGGTAGCAAAGCAATCCCCTTTCATTGATCTGAATGTAAAAAATATTCAGAAAATGTTGAATGGATTAACAGAAAGTACTCCTGCGCTTTGGGGGAAAATGTCACCACAGCAGATGATTGAGCACTTGGAACAGGCAGTTCTGGTAAGTTTTGGAGAACCGGAAGCAGATAAATGCTTCACTCCAGAGGAAAATCTTGAAAAATGGCAGGATTCCCTTTACAACCACAGAACAATGCCGAAAGAATTTACAGCTCCGTTCCTTCCGAAAGATGGCTCACTTCCGGAACCAACACACAGAAATCTGGAAGCTGCAAAACAATCATTCATGGATAACCTGAAGAAATTTGTGATCTATTACAAAGAAAATCCACAGGCAGAACACATGAATTATGTATTTGGAAAACTGAATAAAGAAATGTGGGAATTGATGCACAAAAAGCATTTTACCCACCACTTCCAGCAGTTTGGATTAATTTAA
- a CDS encoding CPBP family intramembrane glutamic endopeptidase has translation MIGIIIELIISWLLLKFGAKKDLSVLGFKPNQTRLIHWSIGFLLAAAICSLYHIMTTAFINNSWILNKHFTFSAALMSSWWVVKSVLFEELLFRGALLYLAIEKWGNTKACLLSAVCFGVYHWFSYNAFGNPFQMGIILVMTAIFGWMLAISFAKTKSMYLPIGLHLGWNLFNIVIFSNGPLGKQFFMKANESHLEGIPSLLVFLFQIFALPLLMYGYFKLKKTL, from the coding sequence ATGATTGGAATTATAATTGAGCTTATCATTTCCTGGCTGCTTCTTAAATTCGGGGCAAAAAAGGATCTTTCTGTTTTAGGATTTAAGCCTAATCAAACAAGATTGATTCATTGGAGTATTGGTTTTCTTTTGGCTGCGGCGATTTGCAGTCTTTACCACATCATGACAACAGCATTTATTAATAACAGCTGGATTCTGAATAAGCACTTCACATTTTCTGCAGCGTTAATGAGCTCATGGTGGGTTGTAAAGTCTGTATTGTTTGAAGAATTATTATTCAGAGGAGCTTTACTTTATCTTGCTATTGAAAAATGGGGGAATACCAAAGCCTGTCTTTTATCTGCCGTCTGCTTTGGAGTCTACCACTGGTTTTCTTATAATGCATTTGGAAATCCTTTTCAGATGGGAATTATTCTTGTGATGACCGCCATCTTTGGGTGGATGCTTGCCATTTCTTTTGCTAAGACCAAATCTATGTACCTTCCTATAGGCCTCCATCTGGGCTGGAATTTATTTAATATTGTTATATTCTCAAATGGACCGCTAGGCAAACAGTTCTTTATGAAAGCTAATGAAAGCCACCTTGAAGGGATTCCGTCACTGCTTGTTTTTTTGTTTCAGATATTTGCTTTGCCTCTTTTAATGTATGGATATTTTAAACTTAAAAAGACACTATAA